A region from the Dehalococcoides mccartyi CG5 genome encodes:
- a CDS encoding ATP-dependent Clp protease ATP-binding subunit, which produces MSSRFDKFSERARRVLTYAQEEAQSLNHNYIGTEHILLGLVREEEGVAARVLVNMDVNLAKVRSTVEFILGRGEHPATSETGLTSRAKKVIELGIDEARNLGHNYIGTEHLLLGLLREGEGAAAGVLESFGVTVEKVRTEVGRILNQGLNKPKTSRTTPSRTPQLDQLGFDLTAAAKAGKLDPVIGRSKEIERVVQILSRRTKNNPALIGEPGVGKTSIVEGLAQRIVSGDVPETLEQKHIISLDVASLVAGTKYRGEFEERLKKVIEEIKNAGNIILFIDEFHTMVGAGAAEGAVDAANILKPSLARGEVQVIGATTLDDFRKYVERDAALERRFQPVLVEEPAIEDTLSILRGIKERYEEHHKLIISDEAIIAAANMAARYIPDRFLPDKAIDLVDEAASRVRIKKRTKPVSLKEMKAIEDSYRRDKEAALATQQYDYASELRERELQIAEKIRRMEDEWQTEQAMDKPVVGEEDIAQVVSMWTGVPLVQLTGDETERLLHMEDALHERIIGQEEAIVTISKAVRRARAGLKDPRHPIGNFVFLGPTGVGKTELARALAQFMFGSEDSLVRLDMSEFMEKFAVSRLVGAPPGYVGYDEGGQLTEAVRRKSYCLILLDEIEKAHPDVFNILLQIFDDGHLTDAKGRRVDFRNTIIIMTSNIGAELIRKGSGTIGFATQTDESKAQQTNFEHMKDKLLGELKKSFRPEFLNRIDSVVVFHSLNKEQIRSIVDLMLKSVVKQMAEKGIGLEVTESAKDLLGKKGYDEVYGARPLRRTIQTMIEDRLSEDLLRAKFKAGDKVIVDTAEDEIIVRLAEPAELSQATP; this is translated from the coding sequence ATGTCTAGCAGATTTGATAAATTTTCCGAAAGAGCGCGCCGGGTTCTTACCTATGCACAGGAAGAAGCCCAGAGCCTTAACCATAACTACATCGGCACTGAGCATATACTGCTGGGGCTGGTGAGAGAAGAAGAAGGCGTGGCCGCCCGGGTGCTGGTGAATATGGACGTAAACCTGGCCAAGGTACGTTCGACTGTTGAATTTATACTGGGACGGGGTGAACACCCTGCTACCTCTGAAACCGGTCTTACCTCCAGAGCCAAAAAGGTAATCGAGCTGGGTATTGATGAAGCCAGAAATCTGGGCCATAACTACATTGGCACTGAGCATTTGCTTTTAGGCCTTCTGCGTGAAGGTGAAGGGGCGGCTGCCGGTGTGCTTGAGAGTTTTGGGGTTACAGTTGAAAAGGTGCGCACCGAAGTAGGGCGTATCTTGAATCAGGGTTTAAACAAACCTAAAACCAGCCGGACAACCCCCAGCCGAACCCCCCAGCTGGACCAGTTAGGTTTTGACCTGACGGCCGCAGCCAAGGCTGGTAAGCTTGACCCGGTTATCGGGCGTTCCAAAGAAATAGAACGGGTAGTCCAGATTCTTTCCCGCCGTACCAAAAATAACCCTGCGCTTATAGGCGAACCTGGCGTAGGAAAAACCTCCATTGTGGAGGGGCTGGCCCAGCGCATTGTTTCGGGTGACGTACCGGAAACTCTGGAACAGAAGCATATAATCTCACTGGACGTGGCCTCACTGGTGGCCGGTACCAAATACCGGGGTGAATTTGAGGAACGGCTTAAGAAGGTTATTGAGGAGATTAAAAATGCAGGAAACATAATCCTGTTTATAGACGAATTCCACACCATGGTGGGAGCCGGTGCTGCCGAGGGGGCAGTAGATGCCGCCAATATCCTCAAGCCTTCACTGGCCAGAGGTGAGGTGCAGGTTATCGGTGCGACCACTCTGGATGATTTCCGTAAGTATGTTGAGCGTGATGCCGCACTTGAGAGACGCTTCCAGCCGGTACTGGTTGAAGAACCGGCCATAGAAGATACACTGAGCATTCTCAGGGGTATAAAAGAACGCTATGAGGAGCATCATAAGCTTATCATCAGCGATGAAGCTATTATCGCTGCTGCCAATATGGCTGCCAGATATATACCTGACCGCTTTTTGCCGGACAAGGCTATAGATTTGGTTGACGAAGCTGCATCACGGGTGCGGATAAAGAAACGCACCAAGCCGGTCTCTTTGAAAGAGATGAAAGCTATAGAAGACAGCTACCGCCGGGATAAAGAAGCCGCTCTGGCTACCCAGCAGTACGACTATGCTTCCGAACTCCGCGAGCGTGAGCTTCAGATAGCTGAAAAGATACGCCGCATGGAAGATGAATGGCAGACCGAACAGGCTATGGACAAGCCGGTGGTGGGCGAAGAAGATATTGCTCAGGTAGTCAGTATGTGGACAGGTGTCCCTCTGGTACAGCTTACCGGTGACGAAACCGAACGCCTTCTCCATATGGAAGATGCTTTGCACGAGCGGATTATCGGCCAGGAAGAGGCTATTGTTACCATATCCAAGGCTGTCAGGCGGGCACGGGCCGGTCTTAAAGATCCCCGTCACCCCATTGGCAACTTTGTTTTCCTTGGACCTACCGGCGTGGGTAAAACCGAATTGGCACGGGCGCTTGCCCAGTTTATGTTCGGTTCGGAAGACTCTTTGGTTCGGCTGGATATGTCCGAATTTATGGAAAAATTCGCTGTATCCCGTCTGGTGGGTGCACCCCCCGGATATGTGGGCTATGATGAGGGCGGCCAGCTGACGGAAGCTGTTCGCCGCAAGTCATATTGCCTGATACTGCTGGACGAAATAGAAAAAGCTCATCCTGACGTTTTTAATATTCTCCTTCAGATATTTGATGACGGCCACCTGACAGATGCCAAGGGCAGGCGGGTGGACTTCAGGAATACCATTATCATCATGACCTCAAACATTGGGGCTGAACTTATCCGCAAGGGTAGCGGGACTATCGGATTTGCCACTCAGACAGACGAATCAAAGGCCCAGCAGACCAATTTTGAGCACATGAAAGACAAGCTGCTGGGTGAGCTTAAAAAGAGTTTCCGTCCGGAGTTTTTAAACCGTATTGACAGTGTGGTGGTCTTCCACTCGCTAAATAAAGAGCAGATTCGCAGTATTGTTGACCTGATGCTCAAGAGTGTGGTCAAGCAGATGGCTGAAAAGGGCATCGGGCTTGAGGTGACCGAATCTGCTAAGGACTTGCTGGGCAAGAAGGGTTATGATGAGGTTTATGGTGCCAGGCCTCTGCGCCGCACTATCCAGACCATGATAGAAGACCGCTTGTCTGAAGACTTGCTGCGGGCTAAATTTAAAGCCGGGGATAAAGTAATAGTGGATACTGCCGAAGACGAAATAATTGTCCGGCTGGCCGAACCGGCTGAGCTTAGTCAGGCTACTCCTTAA
- the radA gene encoding DNA repair protein RadA yields the protein MDKSRNVYICSNCGHESLKWLGRCPGCQEWNTLEETTIAAPLGRKNAPARVISPAAELSSLNASDTTRRSLSISEFNRVLGGGIVPGSLMLLGGEPGIGKSTLLLQVAASVAQSGGKVVYVSGEENPAQIKMRAQRLGISGEGLFLMAETDLNAILAQLSVLCPSLVVIDSIQTVFLPELEAAPGAINQVRESALRLMQWAKNSGASVFIAAHVTKEGNIAGPRILEHIVDVVMYFEGESQSAYRLIRSVKNRFGSTNEVGIFEMKSEGLVEVANPSQIFLSNRQANTVGSAVTAVLEGSRPLLVEVQALTNTTSFGQPRRTANGVDFNRTIMIAAVLSKRLSMRLGTQDIIVNATGGIRLDEPAADLAIALAIASSYRDIGVCPETIALGEIGLSGELRTIPHLERRLSEASRLGFTRALVPAGANCQNININGIQIIAVSTVKEAIKLALTGVKTETEDVFE from the coding sequence ATGGATAAAAGCCGTAATGTTTATATCTGTTCCAACTGCGGACATGAGAGCCTGAAGTGGCTGGGGCGTTGCCCCGGCTGTCAGGAATGGAATACTCTTGAAGAAACAACAATTGCTGCACCTCTCGGGCGTAAAAATGCACCTGCCCGGGTTATCAGCCCGGCAGCCGAGCTTTCCAGTCTGAATGCATCAGATACTACCCGCCGGAGTCTATCTATTTCAGAGTTCAACCGGGTTTTGGGCGGTGGAATAGTGCCGGGTTCACTGATGCTTTTAGGGGGTGAACCGGGTATCGGCAAATCCACGCTCCTTCTTCAGGTGGCTGCCTCGGTAGCCCAGAGCGGCGGCAAAGTGGTATATGTTTCCGGGGAAGAGAACCCCGCCCAGATAAAAATGCGCGCTCAGCGTCTGGGTATCAGCGGCGAGGGGCTTTTCCTTATGGCTGAGACAGACCTTAATGCCATTCTAGCCCAGCTTTCAGTCCTCTGCCCGTCATTGGTTGTTATAGACTCTATCCAGACTGTATTCCTGCCTGAGCTTGAGGCCGCACCCGGTGCTATAAATCAGGTGCGTGAATCAGCCCTCCGCCTGATGCAGTGGGCTAAGAACAGCGGTGCCAGCGTATTTATTGCCGCCCATGTTACCAAAGAGGGCAACATCGCCGGGCCGCGCATACTGGAACATATAGTAGATGTGGTCATGTACTTTGAGGGCGAGTCCCAGAGTGCTTACCGTTTGATACGTTCGGTCAAAAACCGCTTCGGTTCTACCAACGAAGTAGGCATATTTGAAATGAAAAGTGAAGGATTGGTGGAAGTAGCCAATCCCTCGCAGATATTTTTATCTAATCGGCAGGCAAACACTGTTGGTTCAGCTGTAACAGCAGTGCTGGAGGGTAGCCGCCCTTTACTGGTAGAGGTGCAGGCACTCACCAATACCACCAGTTTCGGCCAGCCGCGCCGCACGGCCAACGGGGTAGATTTTAACCGTACTATTATGATAGCCGCTGTTCTTTCCAAACGCCTTTCCATGCGGCTGGGTACCCAGGACATAATAGTAAATGCCACCGGCGGTATTCGTCTGGACGAGCCGGCCGCAGATTTGGCTATTGCTTTGGCCATTGCCTCCAGTTACCGTGATATCGGGGTCTGCCCGGAAACCATAGCACTGGGTGAGATTGGCCTTTCAGGGGAACTGAGGACAATCCCTCATTTGGAAAGACGTCTTTCCGAGGCCAGCCGTTTGGGTTTTACGAGGGCTTTGGTACCTGCCGGTGCTAATTGCCAGAATATAAATATAAATGGTATCCAGATTATTGCGGTTTCAACTGTCAAAGAGGCTATTAAACTGGCGCTTACCGGGGTAAAAACGGAGACCGAAGATGTTTTTGAATGA
- a CDS encoding 2-C-methyl-D-erythritol 4-phosphate cytidylyltransferase: MFLNEKVGAVIVAAGQSRRMEGQDKIFALLAGKPVLAHTLSVFQESPQVDDIALVMAEHNIEKAKELVKEYNFSKVIAICSGGTLRQDSVRSGLSALCDCGWILIHDGARPLLEPDSIPEGLEAAKLCGSAIAAVPLKDTIKEISPEGLVEKTLPRERLISVQTPQVFRADIIQKAYQRVGIIATDDAQLVEKLKLPVRIFSGACANIKITTPEDLLMAEILLKKGR, from the coding sequence ATGTTTTTGAATGAAAAAGTAGGGGCAGTTATTGTAGCTGCCGGTCAGAGCCGCCGAATGGAGGGGCAGGACAAGATTTTTGCCCTTCTGGCGGGTAAACCTGTTTTGGCTCACACGCTTTCGGTTTTTCAAGAATCCCCGCAGGTAGATGATATTGCTCTGGTTATGGCAGAACACAATATTGAAAAAGCCAAAGAGCTGGTTAAGGAATATAATTTCAGCAAGGTTATAGCCATTTGCTCCGGCGGGACACTCCGCCAGGACTCTGTCCGCTCAGGGCTGTCAGCCCTGTGTGACTGCGGCTGGATACTCATTCATGACGGGGCGCGCCCCCTGCTTGAGCCTGACTCTATACCCGAAGGGTTGGAAGCGGCTAAACTCTGCGGTTCGGCCATCGCGGCAGTACCCCTTAAAGATACCATTAAAGAAATATCCCCGGAAGGGCTGGTGGAAAAAACCCTGCCCAGAGAGAGGCTGATATCCGTCCAGACACCTCAGGTGTTTCGGGCAGATATTATCCAAAAAGCCTACCAGCGGGTGGGTATAATCGCCACTGACGATGCCCAACTGGTAGAAAAACTGAAGCTCCCAGTCAGGATATTCTCCGGCGCATGTGCTAATATAAAGATAACCACACCTGAAGACCTGCTTATGGCAGAAATACTGCTGAAGAAAGGACGGTGA
- the ispF gene encoding 2-C-methyl-D-erythritol 2,4-cyclodiphosphate synthase, whose protein sequence is MRIGNGYDVHRLAPGQKLVLGGVEIPFECGLIGWSDADVLTHAIMDSLLGAAALGDIGLYFPPGDPKYKGISSLKLLEQVTDLLAKKGFGIINVDSVIVAEEPKLRGHIDTMRKHLAKAMGIDPGRVGIKASTSEQLGFVGRQEGMVAWAVALVDEK, encoded by the coding sequence ATGCGTATTGGAAACGGTTATGATGTCCATCGTCTGGCACCGGGGCAGAAACTGGTGCTGGGCGGGGTGGAAATCCCCTTTGAATGCGGGCTTATCGGCTGGAGTGATGCAGATGTGCTTACCCATGCCATTATGGATTCGCTTCTGGGAGCGGCGGCACTGGGGGATATAGGACTCTACTTCCCGCCGGGAGACCCAAAGTACAAAGGCATATCTTCACTCAAACTTCTTGAACAGGTGACAGACTTGCTGGCTAAAAAAGGTTTTGGCATAATAAATGTAGATTCAGTTATAGTAGCGGAGGAACCAAAGCTACGCGGCCATATAGATACCATGCGCAAACACCTTGCCAAGGCCATGGGCATAGACCCCGGGCGGGTGGGGATTAAAGCCAGTACCTCGGAGCAACTCGGCTTTGTCGGCCGGCAGGAGGGAATGGTAGCTTGGGCGGTGGCCCTCGTAGATGAAAAATAG
- the cysS gene encoding cysteine--tRNA ligase, with protein sequence MKIYNTLSGKLEKFVPLENGKVKMYVCGITPQSEPHIGHAMSYINFDVIRRYLTYKGYRVKYIQNFTDIDDKIIAKANAQGIEPSTLAERNIGVFLDAMAALNITPADYYPRATQEVPKIIEMVSGLIEKGYAYAVGGSVYLRVQKVDGYGKLSHRTLEQMMAGARVEIDEEKEYPMDFALWKATKPGEPSWESPWGLGRPGWHIECSAMSLRYLGEQIDIHGGGQDLIFPHHENEIAQSECFSGVKPFVKYWLHNGLLKLGEEKMSKSLGNLVTIKEALSRYSADALRIFVLSSSYRNPLTYSEEALEAAEKGAERLRQTAARKDNPQFKETAVDTKAYRERFTQYMDNDFNTSAALATIFDLSRELNRIEGEAGKSTDGQKLFKELADILGLSLIVAESKTGTDVAPFIELLIELRKDLRVAKQYQLADKIRTSLDTAGILLEDSAGGTVWKVKK encoded by the coding sequence ATGAAAATATATAACACTTTATCCGGCAAGCTGGAAAAATTCGTCCCTCTGGAAAACGGCAAAGTCAAAATGTATGTCTGCGGCATTACCCCGCAGTCAGAGCCGCATATCGGCCACGCCATGAGCTATATAAACTTTGACGTAATCCGCCGCTACCTTACCTATAAAGGTTATCGGGTAAAATATATCCAGAACTTTACCGATATAGATGATAAAATAATAGCCAAGGCCAATGCCCAAGGCATAGAGCCGTCTACTCTGGCAGAGCGTAATATCGGGGTGTTTCTGGACGCCATGGCTGCACTTAATATAACCCCGGCAGATTATTATCCCAGAGCCACTCAGGAAGTGCCCAAGATAATAGAAATGGTCTCCGGCCTTATAGAAAAAGGCTATGCTTATGCGGTAGGCGGCAGTGTCTACCTGCGGGTGCAGAAGGTGGACGGTTACGGCAAACTGTCCCATCGTACTCTGGAGCAGATGATGGCCGGTGCCCGGGTTGAAATTGATGAAGAAAAAGAATACCCCATGGATTTTGCCCTTTGGAAGGCCACCAAACCCGGCGAACCGTCTTGGGAAAGCCCTTGGGGACTGGGACGCCCCGGCTGGCATATTGAATGTTCTGCCATGTCTCTTCGTTATCTGGGCGAGCAGATAGATATACACGGCGGCGGGCAGGATCTTATATTCCCCCATCATGAAAATGAAATAGCCCAGTCCGAGTGCTTCAGCGGGGTCAAACCCTTTGTTAAGTACTGGCTGCACAACGGACTTTTAAAACTCGGCGAAGAGAAAATGAGCAAATCACTGGGCAATCTGGTTACTATAAAAGAAGCCCTCAGCCGTTACTCGGCAGATGCTCTGCGGATTTTTGTGCTCAGTTCCAGCTACCGTAATCCGCTTACTTACTCTGAAGAAGCTCTGGAAGCGGCTGAAAAAGGGGCGGAACGTCTGCGTCAGACAGCTGCCCGTAAGGATAATCCCCAGTTTAAAGAAACCGCGGTGGATACCAAGGCATATCGTGAGCGTTTTACCCAGTATATGGACAATGACTTTAATACTTCGGCTGCTCTGGCTACTATCTTTGACCTTAGCCGCGAATTAAACCGTATAGAGGGCGAGGCTGGTAAAAGCACTGACGGCCAAAAGCTATTTAAAGAACTGGCGGATATACTTGGACTTAGTCTGATAGTAGCAGAGTCCAAAACCGGTACAGACGTTGCTCCTTTTATAGAGCTGCTGATAGAACTCAGAAAAGACCTGCGGGTGGCAAAGCAGTACCAGCTGGCAGACAAAATCCGTACCAGTCTGGATACAGCCGGGATACTTCTGGAAGACTCTGCTGGTGGCACTGTTTGGAAAGTAAAAAAATAA
- a CDS encoding helix-turn-helix domain-containing protein, giving the protein MMTEKTIEQRFGERIRDLRKKAGVSQEELADRAGVHRTYLGGIERGERNPSLKNIYAISRALKVPVSDLFKT; this is encoded by the coding sequence ATGATGACTGAAAAGACTATTGAACAACGATTCGGTGAACGCATACGCGATTTAAGGAAGAAAGCCGGAGTCTCGCAAGAGGAGTTGGCTGATCGGGCAGGTGTTCACAGGACATATTTAGGTGGTATCGAACGGGGCGAGAGGAATCCTTCGCTCAAGAATATTTATGCCATTTCCAGGGCCCTCAAAGTGCCAGTTTCAGATCTCTTTAAGACCTAA
- a CDS encoding adenosylcobinamide amidohydrolase, which produces MLQELKIDTYKELGCFHGVRAGIAYHKALGVSTNTLVIELPEERNILSTRTGLGKAKYILNTHIPPELWDFMHDNSADWQTAYSVVLEEVLKRYDTDLDNVSFLSTGVDQDNIAWAEETYEEFWVLAFATAGVKTNAMRIGCDEASGIERNGKFEKIGTINVILLTGSSLETPTLASSYITLTEAKNVALQELDIRSAAHPEWQATGTGTDQIITVSGTGGKYTYVGGHTKLGEMMARATTRAVKQAIRNCRGY; this is translated from the coding sequence GTGTTACAAGAACTTAAAATAGATACTTACAAAGAGCTGGGCTGTTTCCACGGGGTAAGAGCAGGCATTGCCTATCATAAAGCTCTGGGAGTATCCACCAATACTCTGGTTATAGAACTGCCGGAGGAAAGGAATATACTCTCCACCCGCACCGGATTGGGCAAAGCCAAATATATACTCAATACCCATATCCCCCCCGAACTCTGGGACTTTATGCATGACAACTCGGCAGACTGGCAAACAGCCTACTCGGTAGTACTGGAAGAAGTCCTCAAAAGATACGATACAGACCTGGATAATGTCTCATTCCTATCTACCGGGGTAGACCAGGACAATATAGCCTGGGCGGAAGAAACCTATGAGGAATTCTGGGTGTTGGCCTTTGCCACCGCCGGAGTTAAGACCAATGCCATGCGGATAGGCTGTGATGAAGCCAGCGGCATAGAGCGTAACGGCAAGTTTGAGAAGATAGGCACGATTAATGTTATCCTGCTGACCGGCTCAAGCCTTGAGACACCCACCCTGGCATCTTCATACATTACCCTGACCGAAGCCAAGAACGTAGCCTTGCAGGAGCTGGATATACGGAGTGCGGCACATCCAGAGTGGCAGGCAACCGGTACGGGTACAGACCAGATAATTACTGTATCAGGCACAGGTGGAAAATACACTTATGTAGGCGGGCATACCAAACTGGGGGAGATGATGGCCAGAGCAACCACCAGAGCCGTCAAACAGGCTATCAGGAACTGCCGGGGGTACTAG
- a CDS encoding reductive dehalogenase, whose amino-acid sequence MSSFHSIVSRRDFMKALGLAGAGVGTTAAVAPVFRDLDEVISTSAESDYANPWWVKEVDQPTTEIDWNILQRFQNGSYNNFTAHLTTEEVKAIQAKTKQEAIARMTSSSKPGQTLRDKAIKEGGWAGVWYRMAQPNLTKDLVEGWDTVPTPEMLGVPKWQGTPEEASNMITQALRFFGASSVSFAEINENTRKMIWAQMPQGTYPDIIFEEAPKPSFNSASNKVIIPDTGIYAVVHTVRQSLDTSSRVGYLSDGAAGQAYDNCDIAQWRLQAFLKVLGYFSVSQNLLGNGPIVGWGVMSGLGELGRLAHLITPGWGPMIRQSTMNIVNLPVAPKKPIDFGAKKFCITCKKCADLCPSGALSKETELTWDIVKPYDSVKPNLFNNPGLNNWPFDHFKCNRYWNESDTYCGVCQAVCVFSKDDASSVHEIVKATLAKTTMLNSFFVNMDKGFGYGLKPEDTIEEWWTNSFPVNGIHYDNDAYYN is encoded by the coding sequence ATGTCTAGTTTTCACTCAATAGTAAGCAGAAGGGATTTTATGAAAGCCCTTGGTCTGGCAGGAGCCGGAGTTGGGACAACTGCGGCTGTAGCCCCGGTGTTTCGTGATCTGGATGAAGTAATATCTACCTCAGCTGAAAGTGATTATGCTAATCCCTGGTGGGTAAAAGAAGTAGACCAACCAACTACCGAAATTGACTGGAATATATTGCAAAGATTCCAGAACGGCAGTTATAACAACTTTACCGCCCATTTGACAACTGAAGAAGTAAAGGCTATTCAAGCCAAGACAAAACAAGAAGCTATTGCACGAATGACCAGTTCTTCCAAGCCTGGGCAAACCCTTCGCGATAAGGCAATTAAAGAGGGTGGTTGGGCTGGTGTGTGGTACCGGATGGCACAACCAAACCTGACCAAGGATCTGGTGGAAGGTTGGGATACTGTTCCTACCCCTGAAATGTTGGGGGTTCCCAAATGGCAAGGCACACCCGAGGAAGCTTCCAATATGATCACTCAGGCATTGCGCTTCTTTGGCGCATCTAGTGTTAGTTTTGCCGAGATAAATGAAAACACCCGCAAGATGATATGGGCACAGATGCCTCAAGGAACATACCCCGACATAATCTTTGAAGAAGCACCAAAGCCTTCTTTCAACAGTGCTTCAAACAAGGTAATTATTCCGGATACTGGTATTTATGCAGTAGTGCATACTGTAAGACAATCATTGGATACTTCCAGTAGGGTCGGGTACCTTTCTGATGGAGCAGCCGGACAAGCTTATGACAACTGTGATATAGCACAGTGGCGTTTACAGGCATTCCTTAAAGTGCTGGGCTATTTTTCTGTCAGCCAGAATCTACTGGGCAACGGCCCGATTGTTGGTTGGGGCGTTATGTCTGGGCTTGGCGAACTAGGCCGTTTGGCACATTTGATAACTCCGGGTTGGGGACCTATGATTCGCCAGTCAACTATGAATATTGTAAATCTGCCGGTAGCCCCCAAAAAGCCTATAGATTTCGGTGCCAAGAAGTTTTGTATTACCTGCAAAAAATGCGCTGATCTTTGCCCTTCCGGTGCATTGTCAAAAGAGACAGAACTAACATGGGATATAGTTAAACCTTATGATTCGGTCAAACCAAACCTTTTCAATAATCCCGGTTTAAATAACTGGCCATTTGACCATTTCAAATGTAATCGCTATTGGAATGAATCAGATACCTATTGCGGCGTTTGCCAAGCGGTTTGTGTCTTCAGCAAGGATGATGCTTCCAGTGTCCACGAAATTGTTAAAGCTACTCTTGCCAAAACTACAATGCTTAATAGCTTTTTTGTAAATATGGACAAAGGATTTGGTTATGGTCTTAAACCTGAAGATACCATTGAAGAATGGTGGACAAATTCATTCCCTGTAAATGGCATTCATTACGATAATGACGCCTATTACAATTAA